Proteins encoded together in one Microbacterium oxydans window:
- a CDS encoding glycoside hydrolase family 3 N-terminal domain-containing protein, translating into MTSQTLTTVLPYQDPALSIPERVADLLGRMTLEEKVGQMLQLDARDDLDDHIGRRHAGSILHTSPERIIRANELTAQTRLRIPLLVGEDCIHGHSFWPGATIYPTQLGMAASWDADLLERVARATAEEVAITGIHWTFSPVLCIARDLRWGRISETFGEDPFLIGELASAMVRGYQGEGLEDPTAILATAKHFAGYSETQGGRDASEADISRRKLRSWFLPPFERVAREGCRTFMLGYQTTDGVPITTNDWLLSDVLRGEWGYTGTLITDWDNVGRMVWEQRIQPDITHAAAAAVRAGNDMIMTTPSFYEGALDAVAKGMLAEDAFDEAAARILTLKFELGLFENPRLPGAELDAVVGSAAHAELNLETARRSIVLLENDGVLPLDPAAALKVAVVGPLADDAQTQLGDWAGGSGQAGWLDGQPREMITTVLDGLQGIDGWSVTHARGADILTLEEDPQGPFFPDKQPRPPVVKPCAPDAELIAEAVAAASDSDVVVAVVGDRIELVGEGRSTATLELIGGQNALIDALIATGKPVVVVLLASKPLVLPASASQAAAVIWAANPGMQGGRAIAEIVAGAVEPSGRLPISFARHVGQQPTYYNQIRGQHGDRYADLTQSPAWAFGEGLSYTTIEYSDLELESLELGRDDTIVGHVTVANTGTRPARETVQVYVRDSVTSVSWTDKELKAYRQVDLAPGESARVRVELPVADCTIVDGAGDRIIEAGDFELLVGPSSRDEVLLSADFSVA; encoded by the coding sequence ATGACCTCTCAGACCCTGACCACGGTTCTTCCCTACCAGGACCCCGCCCTCTCGATCCCCGAGCGCGTGGCCGACCTCCTCGGACGCATGACCCTCGAGGAGAAGGTCGGGCAGATGCTCCAGCTCGACGCCCGCGACGACCTCGATGACCACATCGGACGTCGTCACGCGGGGTCGATCCTGCACACCTCGCCGGAGCGCATCATCCGCGCCAACGAGCTCACCGCCCAGACCCGCCTGCGCATCCCGCTGCTGGTCGGGGAGGACTGCATCCATGGTCACTCGTTCTGGCCGGGTGCGACGATCTACCCGACCCAGCTGGGCATGGCCGCGTCGTGGGATGCGGATCTGCTCGAGCGCGTGGCCCGCGCGACGGCGGAGGAAGTCGCCATCACCGGCATCCACTGGACCTTCTCGCCGGTGCTGTGCATCGCCCGCGACCTGCGCTGGGGCCGCATCAGCGAGACGTTCGGCGAAGACCCGTTCCTGATCGGCGAGCTCGCGTCCGCGATGGTGCGCGGCTACCAGGGCGAAGGGCTGGAAGACCCCACGGCCATCCTCGCGACGGCGAAGCACTTCGCCGGCTACTCCGAGACGCAGGGCGGACGCGACGCCAGCGAGGCCGACATCTCGCGCCGCAAGCTGCGCTCGTGGTTCCTGCCGCCGTTCGAGCGCGTCGCCCGCGAGGGATGCCGCACCTTCATGCTCGGCTACCAGACCACCGACGGTGTGCCGATCACGACGAACGACTGGCTGCTCAGCGATGTGCTGCGCGGCGAGTGGGGCTACACCGGCACGCTCATCACCGACTGGGACAACGTCGGCCGGATGGTGTGGGAGCAGCGGATCCAGCCCGACATCACGCACGCCGCCGCGGCGGCCGTGCGAGCCGGCAACGACATGATCATGACGACGCCGTCGTTCTACGAGGGCGCCCTGGATGCCGTCGCCAAGGGCATGCTCGCGGAGGACGCCTTCGACGAGGCCGCCGCCCGCATCCTGACGCTGAAGTTCGAGCTCGGACTCTTCGAGAACCCACGCCTGCCGGGAGCGGAGCTGGATGCCGTCGTCGGCAGTGCCGCGCACGCGGAGCTGAACCTGGAGACGGCCCGCCGCTCGATCGTGCTGCTCGAGAACGACGGTGTGCTGCCGCTCGACCCCGCTGCGGCGCTGAAGGTGGCCGTGGTGGGACCGCTCGCCGACGACGCGCAGACGCAGCTCGGCGACTGGGCGGGTGGATCCGGGCAGGCCGGGTGGCTCGACGGTCAGCCGCGCGAGATGATCACGACCGTGCTCGACGGCCTGCAGGGCATCGACGGCTGGAGCGTCACGCACGCTCGCGGCGCCGACATCCTCACGCTGGAGGAAGACCCGCAGGGTCCGTTCTTCCCGGACAAGCAGCCGCGTCCGCCCGTCGTGAAGCCGTGCGCCCCGGACGCCGAGCTGATCGCCGAGGCCGTGGCCGCAGCTTCCGACTCCGACGTCGTGGTGGCCGTCGTCGGCGACCGGATCGAGCTCGTCGGCGAAGGGCGCTCGACCGCGACGCTCGAGCTCATCGGCGGGCAGAACGCTCTGATCGATGCGCTCATCGCGACCGGCAAGCCCGTCGTCGTGGTGCTGCTCGCCTCCAAGCCGCTCGTGCTCCCGGCATCCGCCTCGCAGGCCGCCGCCGTGATCTGGGCGGCGAACCCGGGCATGCAGGGTGGGCGCGCGATCGCCGAGATCGTCGCCGGTGCGGTCGAGCCCTCCGGTCGCCTGCCCATCTCGTTCGCGCGCCACGTGGGCCAGCAGCCGACCTACTACAACCAGATCCGCGGACAGCACGGCGACCGGTACGCCGACCTCACGCAGTCGCCCGCCTGGGCGTTCGGCGAGGGGCTGTCGTACACGACGATCGAGTACTCCGACCTGGAGCTGGAGTCCCTCGAGCTCGGCCGCGACGACACGATCGTCGGACACGTGACGGTCGCGAACACCGGCACACGCCCGGCCCGCGAGACCGTGCAGGTGTACGTGCGGGACTCCGTGACGAGCGTGAGCTGGACGGACAAGGAGCTCAAGGCCTATCGCCAGGTGGACCTCGCCCCGGGGGAGTCCGCCCGTGTGCGCGTGGAGCTCCCGGTCGCGGACTGCACCATCGTCGACGGGGCGGGCGACCGCATCATCGAGGCGGGCGACTTCGAGTTGCTGGTCGGCCCGAGCTCGCGCGACGAGGTGCTGCTCTCCGCCGACTTCTCCGTCGCCTGA
- the soxR gene encoding redox-sensitive transcriptional activator SoxR has product MSPHAPDEALTIGEMTRRTGVAASALHFYETLGLIASTRTPGNQRRYARHMLRRVSLITVAKRLGIPLSDVQTAFADVPLTETPSHADWQRASRRWKRELEKRREGIERLERELTGCIGCGCLSMKACGLLNPDDALGTQGSGPQRLQD; this is encoded by the coding sequence ATGAGTCCGCACGCACCCGACGAAGCTCTGACGATCGGCGAGATGACCCGGCGCACCGGTGTCGCCGCCTCCGCCCTGCACTTCTACGAGACGCTCGGGCTCATCGCCTCCACCCGCACGCCCGGCAATCAGCGCCGCTATGCGCGGCACATGCTGCGGCGGGTCTCGCTCATCACGGTCGCCAAGCGCCTCGGCATCCCGCTGTCCGACGTGCAGACCGCCTTCGCGGACGTGCCGCTGACCGAGACCCCGAGCCATGCCGACTGGCAGCGGGCCTCGCGCCGATGGAAGCGGGAGCTGGAGAAGCGGCGCGAAGGGATCGAGCGGCTCGAACGCGAGCTCACCGGATGCATCGGCTGCGGCTGCCTGTCGATGAAGGCGTGCGGCCTGCTCAACCCCGACGACGCGCTCGGCACCCAGGGCTCCGGCCCCCAGCGCCTGCAGGACTGA
- the fdxA gene encoding ferredoxin has translation MTYVIALPCVDVKDKACIDECPVDCIYEGERSLYIHPDECVDCGACEPVCPVEAIFYEDDLPDEWQDYYKANVEFFDELGSPGGAAKTGMLTFDHPIIAALAPQGEHA, from the coding sequence ATGACCTATGTGATCGCCCTGCCGTGCGTCGATGTGAAGGACAAGGCCTGCATCGACGAGTGCCCCGTCGACTGCATCTACGAGGGTGAACGGTCGTTGTACATCCACCCGGACGAGTGCGTCGACTGCGGCGCCTGCGAGCCGGTGTGCCCGGTCGAGGCCATCTTCTACGAGGACGACCTGCCCGACGAGTGGCAGGACTACTACAAGGCGAACGTCGAGTTCTTCGACGAGCTCGGATCCCCGGGAGGCGCAGCCAAGACGGGGATGCTCACGTTCGACCACCCGATCATCGCGGCGCTCGCACCGCAGGGGGAGCACGCATGA
- a CDS encoding FAD-dependent oxidoreductase, producing MTVHEPRIAIVGAGPAGIYAADILLGLAPTASIDLFEKLPAPYGLVRYGVAPDHPRIRKITDALHDVLVNPRIRLRCNVEIGVDITIDELRAAYDGVIVATGADLDVSLDIPGIDLPGSFGAADFVAWYDGHPDVSRTWPLAAESVAVLGAGNVALDVTRILAKHASQLTHTDTPDAVLDQLAASPLRDVHLFARRGPADVRFSALELRELAEQDDVDVIVDPDELALDEHAERMIAQFSQRRIIVRTLTEWAALDPASRTASRRIHLHLRQRPVRLLGTDRVTGIEMERTASDELGRMVGTGELLRYDVGAVYRAVGYRSTPVPGMPFDADLGVVPHAEGRVLDAAGAPIPRLYATGWIKRGPVGLIGSTKSDAAQTVRHLVDDLEAVEGAGSDADPSARLAHEIDLDGWLRIDAAERGAGAARGRERTKIVERGEMLEHAKQEQMTEAGR from the coding sequence ATGACCGTCCACGAACCGCGCATCGCCATCGTCGGGGCGGGACCCGCCGGCATCTACGCCGCCGACATCCTCCTCGGGCTCGCGCCGACCGCATCGATCGACCTGTTCGAGAAGCTGCCGGCGCCCTACGGGCTCGTGCGCTACGGCGTCGCTCCCGACCATCCGCGCATCCGCAAGATCACGGATGCGCTGCACGACGTGCTCGTGAATCCGCGCATCCGGCTGCGCTGCAACGTCGAGATCGGCGTCGACATCACGATCGACGAGCTCCGTGCGGCGTATGACGGCGTGATCGTCGCGACCGGTGCCGACCTCGACGTCAGCCTCGACATCCCCGGCATCGACCTGCCCGGCTCCTTCGGCGCGGCCGACTTCGTCGCCTGGTACGACGGGCATCCCGATGTGTCGCGCACCTGGCCGCTCGCGGCCGAGTCGGTCGCCGTGCTCGGGGCGGGGAACGTCGCGCTCGACGTCACGAGGATCCTCGCCAAGCACGCCTCGCAGCTGACCCACACCGACACCCCGGACGCGGTGCTCGACCAGCTCGCCGCCAGCCCGCTGCGCGACGTGCACCTGTTCGCACGCCGGGGACCCGCCGATGTGCGCTTCTCCGCGCTGGAGCTGCGGGAGCTCGCCGAGCAGGACGACGTCGACGTGATCGTCGACCCGGACGAACTCGCCCTGGACGAGCACGCCGAGCGGATGATCGCGCAGTTCTCGCAGCGCCGCATCATCGTGCGCACCCTGACCGAGTGGGCGGCCCTCGATCCCGCGAGCCGCACGGCCTCACGCCGCATCCACCTCCACCTGCGGCAGCGCCCGGTGCGCCTGCTGGGCACGGACCGGGTGACCGGCATCGAGATGGAGCGCACGGCCTCCGACGAGCTGGGCCGCATGGTCGGCACCGGCGAGCTGCTGCGCTACGACGTCGGAGCGGTCTACCGGGCTGTCGGATACCGTTCCACCCCGGTTCCGGGGATGCCGTTCGACGCCGATCTCGGCGTCGTCCCGCACGCGGAGGGCCGGGTCCTCGATGCTGCGGGCGCACCCATCCCGCGGCTGTACGCGACGGGCTGGATCAAGCGCGGACCGGTCGGCCTGATCGGCTCGACGAAGTCGGATGCGGCGCAGACCGTCCGCCACCTCGTCGACGACCTCGAGGCCGTCGAGGGCGCGGGGAGCGATGCCGATCCGTCCGCACGCCTCGCGCACGAGATCGACCTCGACGGCTGGCTGCGCATCGACGCGGCCGAGCGCGGGGCGGGAGCCGCGCGCGGGCGCGAGCGCACCAAGATCGTCGAGCGCGGAGAGATGCTCGAACACGCGAAGCAGGAGCAGATGACGGAGGCCGGCCGATGA
- a CDS encoding flavin reductase family protein, whose protein sequence is MTATPVPTTVGEGLKDAFRTHPAGVAIITASTPDGPVGLTASSVASVAVDPAAIVFSVTRATGSAGAILGAATFVVHLIDDEHSALAQSFAVSGSERFTPDQGWSTLPTGEPHLPEARVALRCRTLQTVPVGSSTVVIAEVLEVLPGEPGRPLVYLDRRFHALPHDTHH, encoded by the coding sequence ATGACCGCGACACCAGTACCCACCACTGTCGGCGAGGGGCTCAAGGACGCGTTCCGCACGCACCCCGCCGGCGTCGCCATCATCACGGCATCGACACCCGACGGTCCGGTCGGACTCACCGCGTCGAGCGTCGCGTCGGTGGCCGTCGACCCCGCCGCGATCGTGTTCTCGGTCACGAGGGCGACCGGTTCCGCCGGCGCGATCCTCGGGGCGGCCACGTTCGTCGTGCACCTCATCGACGACGAGCACTCCGCCCTCGCGCAGAGCTTCGCGGTCAGCGGCTCGGAGCGCTTCACGCCCGATCAGGGCTGGTCGACGCTGCCGACCGGCGAGCCGCATCTCCCGGAGGCCCGGGTCGCGCTGCGCTGCCGCACCCTCCAGACGGTGCCGGTCGGCTCGTCGACCGTGGTGATCGCCGAGGTGCTCGAGGTGCTGCCCGGTGAGCCGGGCCGTCCGCTCGTCTACCTCGACCGTCGCTTCCACGCCCTTCCGCACGACACCCACCACTGA
- a CDS encoding superoxide dismutase, with protein MSTLYTLPELPYDYSALEPHISGKIMELHHSKHHQAYVTGANTALEQLATARSAGDLANVNKLEKDLAFNLGGHINHSVFWQNLSPEGGGAPEGELEAALVDAFGSIDAFRAHFTATALGVQGSGWAVLAWDSVGARPVIFQLFDQQGNAPLGVTPLLQLDVWEHAYYLDYLNVRADYVKAFWNLVNWPDVQRRFEAARTATQGLIVAS; from the coding sequence ATGTCCACTCTCTACACGCTCCCCGAGCTCCCCTACGACTACTCGGCGCTGGAGCCGCACATCTCCGGCAAGATCATGGAGCTGCACCACTCCAAGCACCACCAGGCCTACGTGACGGGCGCGAACACGGCCCTCGAGCAGCTCGCGACGGCCCGCAGCGCCGGTGACCTCGCGAACGTCAACAAGCTCGAGAAGGACCTCGCGTTCAACCTCGGCGGCCACATCAACCACTCGGTGTTCTGGCAGAACCTCTCGCCCGAGGGTGGCGGGGCTCCCGAGGGCGAGCTCGAGGCCGCGCTCGTCGACGCGTTCGGTTCGATCGACGCCTTCCGCGCGCACTTCACCGCCACGGCGTTGGGCGTGCAGGGATCGGGCTGGGCCGTCCTCGCCTGGGACAGCGTGGGCGCCCGCCCCGTGATCTTCCAGCTGTTCGACCAGCAGGGCAACGCGCCCCTGGGCGTCACCCCGCTGCTGCAGCTCGATGTCTGGGAGCACGCGTACTACCTCGACTACCTCAACGTGCGCGCCGACTACGTCAAGGCGTTCTGGAACCTCGTGAACTGGCCCGACGTGCAGCGCCGCTTCGAGGCCGCCCGCACCGCGACCCAGGGCCTCATCGTCGCGAGCTGA
- a CDS encoding LacI family DNA-binding transcriptional regulator: protein MASIDEVARLAGVSTATVSRALSGRGHVSESARERVQAAAQSLGYVVSSRASSLASGRTRNIGVVVPFLDRWFFSTVLSGVSAALMRAGYDITLYNITADKDVRRHVFDTFLRRQRVDAVIAVSIELDEDETQHLLDLGLPVIAIGGPNPKLDTLTVDDVAVAQLATEHLISLGHTDIAHIGANPEFDIDFHIPTNRRLGFERALAKAGIPLNHAFLEPADFTVEGGYRAAKQLLGRPGPRPTAVFAASDEMAIGALLAARDLGFSVPEELSIVGIDGHELGEFFRLTTVDQFPLGQGERAADAVLAKLTAPDAVHIPSALPYELNVRGTTARLL from the coding sequence ATGGCCAGCATCGATGAGGTCGCCCGGCTCGCCGGGGTCTCCACCGCGACCGTCTCGCGCGCGCTCAGCGGCCGTGGCCACGTATCCGAGTCCGCGAGGGAGCGGGTGCAGGCCGCGGCCCAGTCCCTCGGCTACGTGGTCTCCTCGCGCGCATCGAGCCTCGCGTCCGGACGCACCCGCAACATCGGGGTCGTCGTCCCGTTCCTCGACCGGTGGTTCTTCAGCACGGTGCTGTCCGGTGTCTCGGCCGCGCTCATGCGGGCGGGCTACGACATCACGCTCTACAACATCACCGCCGACAAGGACGTGCGCCGGCATGTGTTCGACACCTTCCTGCGCCGACAGCGAGTGGACGCCGTGATCGCCGTGTCGATCGAGCTCGACGAGGACGAGACGCAGCACCTGCTCGACCTCGGGCTCCCCGTGATCGCGATCGGCGGCCCGAACCCGAAGCTCGACACCCTCACGGTCGACGACGTGGCGGTGGCGCAGCTGGCGACCGAGCACCTGATCAGCCTCGGTCACACCGACATCGCGCACATCGGCGCCAACCCCGAGTTCGACATCGACTTCCACATCCCGACCAACCGCCGCCTGGGCTTCGAGAGGGCTCTGGCGAAGGCCGGCATCCCGCTCAATCACGCCTTCCTGGAGCCGGCGGACTTCACGGTCGAGGGCGGCTATCGGGCAGCCAAGCAGCTGCTCGGACGACCGGGCCCCCGGCCGACCGCGGTGTTCGCCGCGTCGGACGAGATGGCGATCGGGGCTCTCCTCGCCGCACGCGACCTCGGCTTCAGCGTGCCGGAGGAGCTGTCGATCGTGGGCATCGACGGCCACGAGCTCGGCGAGTTCTTCCGCCTCACCACTGTCGACCAGTTCCCGCTCGGGCAGGGGGAACGCGCGGCGGATGCGGTGCTGGCGAAGCTCACCGCCCCGGATGCCGTGCACATCCCCTCGGCCCTGCCCTACGAGCTGAACGTACGAGGGACGACCGCCCGCCTCCTGTAG
- a CDS encoding glycoside hydrolase family 13 protein — protein MAQLEQIAAPGSEWWRSAVIYQIYPRSFADASGDGIGDLPGITSRLDSLQELGVDAIWLSPFMTSPQRDAGYDVADYRDVDPLFGTLADFDDMLAAAHARDIRVVVDLVPNHSSDQHVWFQEALKAAPGSPERARYIFRDGKGENGELPPNNWQSVFGGGMWERITEADGTPGQWYLHIFDATQPDFDWTNEEVREEFRSILRFWLDRGVDGFRVDVAHGMIKADGLPDYTPPADADSMGGGEQNVPYWGQDGVHDIYRDWHKVLAEYDGDRALCGEAWMPTLKQTALWVRPDEMHQTFNFPYLLTPWNAKALGDVIRESLDDFGAVGAPSTWVLSNHDVVRHASRLALTADNPQGEGIGPNTPDKPDTAIGLARARAATTLMLALPGSSYLYQGEELGLPEAMEIPDEFRQDPTWFRTNGERYGRDGCRVPLPWEAEAPAFGFNETGLSWLPQPAEWATYARDVEEVDPGSTLALYKRLLAARREHGFGLGSLIWEDAGADAVAFRRGDVHVVANLGTEPIELPADASVMLKSQPFDGSSIPVDTAVWYTTV, from the coding sequence ATGGCACAGCTTGAGCAGATCGCAGCCCCCGGTTCCGAGTGGTGGCGCAGCGCCGTCATCTACCAGATCTACCCCCGCTCCTTCGCCGACGCCTCGGGCGACGGCATCGGCGACCTGCCGGGGATCACCAGTCGACTCGACTCCCTCCAGGAGCTCGGCGTCGACGCGATCTGGCTGAGCCCGTTCATGACCAGCCCGCAGCGCGACGCCGGCTACGACGTCGCGGACTACCGTGACGTCGACCCGCTGTTCGGCACGCTGGCCGACTTCGACGACATGCTGGCGGCCGCGCACGCCCGCGACATCCGCGTGGTCGTCGACCTGGTCCCGAACCACTCGTCCGACCAGCACGTCTGGTTCCAGGAGGCCCTCAAGGCGGCGCCGGGCAGCCCCGAGCGTGCGCGCTACATCTTCCGCGACGGCAAGGGCGAGAACGGCGAGCTCCCGCCGAACAACTGGCAGTCCGTGTTCGGCGGCGGCATGTGGGAGCGCATCACCGAGGCCGACGGCACTCCCGGACAGTGGTACCTGCACATCTTCGACGCCACGCAGCCCGACTTCGACTGGACCAACGAGGAGGTGCGCGAGGAGTTCCGCTCCATCCTGCGCTTCTGGCTCGACCGCGGTGTCGACGGCTTCCGCGTCGACGTCGCCCACGGCATGATCAAGGCCGACGGCCTGCCCGACTACACGCCCCCGGCCGACGCCGACTCGATGGGCGGCGGCGAGCAGAACGTGCCGTACTGGGGTCAGGACGGCGTGCACGACATCTACCGTGACTGGCACAAGGTCCTCGCGGAGTACGACGGCGACCGCGCCCTGTGCGGCGAGGCCTGGATGCCGACGCTGAAGCAGACCGCCCTCTGGGTGCGTCCGGACGAGATGCACCAGACCTTCAACTTCCCGTACCTGCTCACGCCGTGGAACGCGAAGGCACTCGGCGACGTGATCCGCGAGTCCCTCGACGACTTCGGCGCGGTCGGCGCCCCGAGCACGTGGGTGCTGTCGAACCACGACGTGGTGCGCCACGCCTCGCGCCTGGCCCTCACGGCCGACAACCCGCAGGGCGAGGGCATCGGCCCGAACACCCCGGACAAGCCCGACACGGCGATCGGCCTGGCCCGCGCCCGCGCCGCGACCACGCTGATGCTGGCCCTCCCCGGCTCGTCGTACCTGTACCAGGGCGAGGAGCTCGGGCTTCCGGAGGCCATGGAGATCCCGGACGAGTTCCGTCAGGACCCGACCTGGTTCCGCACGAACGGCGAGCGCTACGGGCGCGACGGATGCCGCGTGCCGCTCCCCTGGGAGGCGGAGGCTCCGGCCTTCGGCTTCAACGAGACCGGTCTGTCGTGGCTGCCCCAGCCGGCGGAGTGGGCGACCTACGCCCGCGACGTCGAGGAGGTCGACCCGGGCTCGACGCTCGCGCTGTACAAGCGCCTGCTCGCCGCCCGTCGTGAGCACGGCTTCGGCCTGGGCTCGCTCATCTGGGAGGATGCCGGAGCCGACGCAGTGGCCTTCCGCCGCGGCGACGTGCACGTGGTCGCGAACCTCGGCACCGAGCCGATCGAGCTGCCTGCCGACGCGAGCGTGATGCTGAAGAGCCAGCCGTTCGACGGCTCGTCGATCCCGGTCGACACCGCCGTCTGGTACACCACGGTCTGA
- a CDS encoding DUF1761 domain-containing protein, whose product MVPEINYWAVLLATASSMIVGSVWYAPKVFGTRWSKLANVDMDRPAATAMWPIITTVIVSFITAWVLAGASSIAWHFYGGSYFWGAIVTAVTLWAGFTAARFITHDAFEGRSTRLTTLNIAHELVTVVVMALIIGVWPPALG is encoded by the coding sequence ATGGTTCCCGAGATCAACTACTGGGCGGTGCTGCTGGCGACCGCGTCGAGCATGATCGTCGGCTCGGTCTGGTACGCGCCCAAGGTGTTCGGCACGCGGTGGTCGAAGCTCGCGAACGTCGACATGGACCGCCCGGCGGCGACGGCGATGTGGCCCATCATCACCACGGTCATCGTCAGCTTCATCACGGCCTGGGTCCTGGCCGGGGCCTCGTCGATCGCCTGGCACTTCTACGGCGGATCATACTTCTGGGGCGCGATCGTCACGGCCGTCACGCTCTGGGCCGGATTCACGGCAGCGCGCTTCATCACGCACGACGCGTTCGAGGGGCGCTCCACCCGCCTGACCACGCTGAACATCGCGCACGAGCTGGTCACGGTGGTGGTCATGGCCCTGATCATCGGGGTGTGGCCGCCGGCCCTGGGCTAG
- the purQ gene encoding phosphoribosylformylglycinamidine synthase subunit PurQ has translation MTARIGVITFPGSLDDRDAQRAVRIAGAEPVALWHGSHDLEGVDALVLPGGFSYGDYLRAGAIAALSPIMNEVKDAAAKGMPVLGICNGFQMLVEAHLLPGGLIRNNHQHFVRRDQKLTVENSDTAWTNAFRTGQEIVIPLKNADGGYIADEQTLDRIEGEGLVAFRYAGVNPNGSLRDIAGLTNEAGNVVGLMPHPEHATEPGFGPDTASAMRSGVDGLDFFTSAIAAVARVAA, from the coding sequence GTGACCGCTCGCATCGGCGTCATCACCTTCCCCGGCTCGCTCGACGACCGCGACGCGCAGCGCGCCGTCCGCATCGCCGGCGCCGAGCCCGTCGCCCTGTGGCACGGCTCGCACGACCTCGAGGGCGTCGACGCACTCGTCCTCCCCGGTGGCTTCAGCTACGGCGACTACCTGCGCGCCGGCGCGATCGCCGCGCTCTCGCCGATCATGAACGAGGTCAAGGATGCTGCGGCCAAGGGCATGCCCGTGCTCGGCATCTGCAACGGCTTCCAGATGCTGGTCGAGGCGCACCTGCTCCCCGGCGGACTGATCCGCAACAACCACCAGCACTTCGTGCGTCGCGACCAGAAGCTCACGGTCGAGAACTCCGACACCGCCTGGACCAACGCCTTCCGCACCGGCCAGGAGATCGTCATCCCGCTCAAGAACGCCGACGGCGGCTACATCGCCGACGAGCAGACCCTCGACCGCATCGAGGGCGAGGGCCTCGTGGCCTTCCGGTACGCGGGCGTGAACCCGAACGGCTCCCTCCGCGACATCGCGGGTCTCACGAACGAGGCGGGCAACGTGGTCGGCCTGATGCCGCACCCCGAGCACGCCACCGAGCCGGGCTTCGGCCCCGACACCGCGTCCGCCATGCGCAGCGGTGTCGACGGACTCGACTTCTTCACGAGCGCCATCGCCGCGGTCGCCCGCGTCGCCGCGTAA
- the purS gene encoding phosphoribosylformylglycinamidine synthase subunit PurS gives MPTIVVDVMPKPELLDPQGKAVSGAFARLGVEGFTDVRIGKRFELTVEGEVTDEVLAEAQRIADEVLSNSVIEDVVGIEVAE, from the coding sequence ATGCCCACCATCGTCGTCGACGTCATGCCCAAGCCCGAACTGCTCGACCCGCAGGGGAAGGCCGTCTCCGGCGCCTTCGCCCGTCTCGGTGTCGAGGGCTTCACCGACGTCCGCATCGGCAAGCGCTTCGAGCTCACCGTCGAGGGCGAGGTCACCGACGAGGTTCTCGCCGAGGCCCAGCGCATCGCCGACGAGGTGCTCTCCAACTCCGTGATCGAGGATGTCGTCGGCATCGAGGTCGCGGAGTGA
- a CDS encoding adenine phosphoribosyltransferase — MPEATLSPALVRAEALIRNVPDYPAPGIIFRDITPLLADAEALRVTTEAIIEPFAGQFDVIAGIEARGFILASAAAIAAGVGLIPIRKAGKLPRPAASVDYALEYGTATIEMHDDLPAGSRVLLIDDVLATGGTLAAGRELVERLGSHVIGISVLFEIDGLGGREAVGDLHTVFHSA, encoded by the coding sequence GTGCCCGAAGCCACGCTCTCCCCTGCCCTCGTCCGCGCCGAAGCCCTGATCCGCAACGTGCCGGACTACCCGGCGCCGGGCATCATCTTCCGCGACATCACGCCGCTCCTCGCCGATGCCGAGGCACTGCGGGTGACGACCGAGGCCATCATCGAGCCCTTCGCCGGCCAGTTCGACGTGATCGCCGGCATCGAGGCCCGCGGTTTCATCCTCGCCAGCGCCGCCGCCATCGCCGCAGGAGTGGGGCTCATCCCGATCCGCAAGGCCGGCAAGCTGCCGCGCCCCGCGGCATCCGTCGACTACGCCCTGGAGTACGGCACCGCCACGATCGAGATGCACGACGACCTGCCCGCCGGCTCCCGCGTGCTGCTGATCGACGACGTGCTCGCCACCGGCGGGACGCTCGCCGCCGGACGGGAACTCGTCGAGCGCCTCGGCAGCCACGTCATCGGCATCTCGGTGCTCTTCGAGATCGACGGCCTGGGCGGCCGCGAGGCCGTCGGCGACCTCCACACCGTCTTCCACTCCGCCTGA